Proteins from a single region of Lelliottia sp. JS-SCA-14:
- the glnK gene encoding P-II family nitrogen regulator — MKLVTVVIKPFKLEDVREALSSMGIQGLTVTEVKGFGRQKGHAELYRGAEYSVNFLPKVKIDVAIADDQLDEVIDVVSKAAYTGKIGDGKIFVAELQRVIRIRTGESDEAAL; from the coding sequence ATGAAGCTGGTTACGGTTGTCATTAAACCATTCAAACTCGAAGACGTTCGTGAAGCACTGTCTTCAATGGGGATTCAGGGACTGACGGTTACCGAAGTGAAAGGCTTTGGGCGTCAGAAGGGCCATGCGGAGCTGTATCGCGGGGCCGAATACAGCGTCAACTTCCTGCCGAAAGTGAAGATTGATGTGGCTATCGCTGACGACCAGCTCGACGAGGTGATCGATGTCGTGAGCAAAGCGGCTTACACCGGAAAAATTGGCGACGGCAAAATTTTCGTTGCCGAATTGCAGCGCGTCATTCGCATCCGTACGGGCGAATCTGACGAAGCGGCACTGTAA